One Spirochaeta africana DSM 8902 genomic window carries:
- a CDS encoding alginate O-acetyltransferase AlgF, translated as MHRYRFRTFFVLLALLILLPSGVSAQSASLYGEAAPDDAAFVRIYNALVEPQTTWVGSVEFASAEPGQATAYRPVNPGVHAVFSGNEYAELIARDAEFFTVILEPRGPQVHQDRRHTRADQAQLVVYNIDLDGPVSLKTGDGSVTVVDAVESGGAGSVSVNPAAVELVLQPPQGSSLELGDIGMQRGQSYAMFVFLQDGRPQVQLQQAEILAQ; from the coding sequence ATGCATCGGTATCGCTTTCGCACGTTTTTTGTCCTGCTGGCCCTGTTGATCCTGCTGCCGTCGGGGGTGTCGGCGCAGTCAGCCAGTCTGTACGGTGAAGCCGCGCCGGACGACGCGGCCTTTGTTCGCATCTACAATGCCCTGGTGGAACCGCAGACTACCTGGGTGGGCTCGGTCGAGTTTGCATCGGCCGAACCGGGGCAGGCGACTGCCTATCGACCGGTAAACCCGGGGGTGCACGCGGTGTTCTCCGGCAATGAGTATGCCGAGCTGATTGCCCGCGATGCAGAGTTCTTTACCGTAATCCTTGAGCCGCGTGGGCCGCAGGTACATCAGGATCGCCGCCACACCCGGGCCGATCAGGCACAGCTGGTGGTATACAATATCGATCTTGACGGTCCGGTCAGTCTGAAGACCGGGGACGGGTCAGTCACCGTGGTAGATGCAGTTGAATCCGGCGGTGCCGGATCGGTTTCGGTGAATCCGGCAGCTGTCGAGCTGGTACTGCAGCCCCCACAGGGCAGCAGTCTCGAGCTGGGTGACATCGGCATGCAGCGGGGACAGTCCTATGCGATGTTCGTGTTCCTGCAGGATGGCAGACCGCAGGTGCAGCTGCAGCAGGCAGAAATCCTGGCGCAGTAG
- a CDS encoding MBOAT family O-acyltransferase, translating into MVFSTSIFLFLFLPLFLAGYYLVPSRGRSAWILFGSWVFYGWWRLDFLGLLILTSLWNYWLGRQACASRHGDESGRRRARIALALGIVLNLGSLAYFKYWNFAVDSVNAVLAAAGSGQLQTWSVILPIGISFYIFQATSYLVDVYRGDAPAAGSFVDLAAYIALFPQLIAGPILRYKDLAGQFAARSHSFQLFSRGAYRFMAGFAKKVLIADTVARIADQAFALEAPGVIGSWLGTLAYTVQLYFDFSGYSDMAIGLGLMMGFRFIENFNYPYISRSISEFWRRWHISLSTWLRDYLYIPLGGNRRGSRKTYRNITLVMLLGGLWHGAAWNFVIWGLWHGVLLMGERLLGQRSAASTTPIAPTAGTAPTAGTKATAGTAPTAATEGPAAPGMGRAAGVVSAAATMRTFLLVMLGWVVFRAPDMAVAGRMYAGMIGMQGSGQLELLMANIGGMSIAVLGISLVMVWSAPGWAAWLRRREHQPWCAALRLLVIPLFLLAIVQLMAESYSPFLYFQF; encoded by the coding sequence GTGGTTTTCAGTACTTCGATTTTTCTGTTTCTGTTTCTCCCGTTGTTTCTGGCCGGGTATTACCTGGTTCCGTCTCGAGGACGGTCGGCCTGGATCCTGTTCGGCAGCTGGGTATTCTATGGCTGGTGGCGGCTGGACTTTCTCGGGTTGTTGATCCTTACCAGCCTCTGGAACTACTGGCTGGGTCGGCAGGCCTGTGCATCGCGTCATGGTGACGAATCGGGGCGCCGACGGGCAAGGATAGCCCTGGCTCTCGGTATTGTGCTGAACCTTGGCAGCCTGGCCTACTTCAAATACTGGAATTTTGCGGTCGACAGTGTGAATGCCGTCCTTGCAGCTGCCGGATCGGGTCAGCTGCAGACCTGGTCGGTTATCCTGCCGATTGGCATCTCGTTCTATATCTTCCAGGCGACCAGTTATCTGGTGGATGTCTACCGGGGCGATGCACCGGCAGCCGGCAGCTTTGTTGATCTGGCAGCCTATATCGCCCTGTTTCCGCAGCTGATCGCCGGGCCAATCCTGCGCTACAAGGATCTGGCGGGGCAGTTTGCCGCACGCAGTCACTCATTCCAGCTGTTTTCCCGCGGGGCATATCGCTTTATGGCGGGATTTGCCAAGAAGGTACTGATTGCCGATACCGTTGCCCGGATTGCTGACCAGGCCTTTGCGCTGGAGGCTCCAGGGGTCATCGGCAGCTGGCTGGGAACCCTGGCATACACCGTGCAGCTGTATTTTGATTTTTCCGGTTACTCGGACATGGCAATCGGTCTGGGGCTGATGATGGGCTTCCGGTTTATCGAGAACTTCAATTATCCGTATATCTCGCGATCGATCAGCGAGTTCTGGCGGCGCTGGCATATCAGCCTCTCGACCTGGCTGCGGGATTATCTGTACATCCCGCTGGGTGGAAACCGGCGGGGAAGCCGGAAAACCTATCGCAACATCACCCTGGTAATGCTGCTGGGGGGACTGTGGCACGGCGCCGCCTGGAACTTTGTGATCTGGGGGCTCTGGCATGGTGTACTGCTGATGGGGGAGCGCCTGCTGGGGCAGCGCTCGGCGGCTTCCACGACCCCTATAGCCCCCACGGCAGGCACGGCCCCCACGGCAGGCACGAAAGCCACGGCAGGCACGGCCCCCACGGCAGCCACTGAGGGCCCCGCTGCACCAGGTATGGGCCGCGCGGCCGGGGTGGTGTCGGCGGCCGCAACCATGCGTACCTTTCTCCTGGTTATGCTTGGATGGGTGGTATTCCGTGCCCCGGATATGGCAGTCGCCGGGCGGATGTATGCCGGGATGATCGGCATGCAGGGCAGCGGTCAGCTTGAACTCCTGATGGCGAATATCGGGGGGATGTCGATCGCGGTGCTGGGTATCAGCCTGGTGATGGTGTGGAGTGCGCCGGGGTGGGCGGCCTGGCTGCGGCGACGGGAGCATCAGCCCTGGTGTGCCGCCCTGCGGCTG